The following are encoded in a window of Strigops habroptila isolate Jane chromosome 9, bStrHab1.2.pri, whole genome shotgun sequence genomic DNA:
- the LOC115613331 gene encoding choline transporter-like protein 5, translating to MIMSLLFPVLLRFTAGVLFWIFIFGVIGIMGYGIWHCYWEYDHLKRIPGSDLTVYDTGFQRDFRVCLQLRQTCAWGEALLLLLQAMTLGFLMQHLGSTQGEINGV from the exons ATGATTATGAGTCTGCTCTTCCCTGTGTTATTGAGGTTCACAGCTGGGGTTCTTTTCTGGATTTTCATCTTTGGTGTGATTGGAATTATGGGTTATG GCATCTGGCATTGTTACTGGGAGTACGACCATCTTAAAAGAATACCTGGATCTGACCTCACTGTTTATGATACTGGATTCCAGAGAGACTTCAGAGTGTGCCTGCAGCTGAGGCAAACATG tgctTGGGGTGAAGCGCTCTTGCTCCTCCTGCAGGCCATGACCCTCGGCTTCCTCATGCAGCACTTGGGGAGCACACAGGGAGAGATAAATGGGGTCTaa